The Fictibacillus phosphorivorans genomic sequence ATTGGATGACTTTGCATACTCCGCTTTCAGTAACCGAACGTCATCGTCACAGTTATGATGTGTTTCCAGACTCGAAGCGTACCCAGCCGTTTGGAAGCGGAGCAACTTGTGCTTATAACTACCTAGACCTTCAAATTAAGAACACGACGAATCGACCCTACCAGCTGCACTTATATTTAACGGATACTCATCTAGTAGGAGAATGGCTGACAGATCAAGAACCTTTGCAATCATATGAAGTGTATGAAAAAGAACATTGGATCACGCCTGCTTATTGGGGTGGTTATTTAAGGCATAACCTGATTCATCGCAAAGTATTTAACCGTCAAAGAAAACAGATCGATGATGAATATGTTACGGAGAATCATGCCATCATGATGTACGAGCCATTGCTTGAAGCTAGTCAAAAGAACGCATAGCAAAAACCCTTGGCCCATTTTACGGCTGAGGGTTTGTTTAAATCCATTGATTCATTACCTTTCCTGTAAGTGAGTCAAGCCTAAAAGTTCCAACAAAGCCTCAGGTTTCATCTGTTTTCGTTCATCAGCTTTTTTTAACGTAAAAGAGGGTAGAAGGGGGTCATAATGAATCTCAATCTTTTCCCCGTTCACATCAACAATTCCAAATTCCTTTTGTAAAGGAGCATCGTCTTTATTTACAGCGTCTTCGTCGACCATTTTTATAAACTGTTCTATCTTATTTTGATCGGTAATCTTATTGCAATTAACTGCGTTTTTATTAAGGTAAACGCAAATGCTTCTGGGTTTCTGATCAATCCACATCGTCTTATGCAAAACGGGGTTTAGGTCAAAAGTAGTCTCAGTTTCGTTAGCATAAGGGTTCCAGCCACCACCAATATGGAGTTCTTTATCCTTTTTTTGAAATCTCAACATAAAACCTCCCGAATCTTTTATAGAAGCTTGTTTAAACACGAGCTTCCAGCCATGATTCGGAAGAGTGTCTCTATAAAATTCATAGATATTATTCCAATGATTTCCCTCTATCAAGTAATGATTTTCTTGAAACTCTAATCCATCGTATAGGGGGAGGTCGTTGCGATTCTCGGGAACTATGGAAACTGATGAGTAACGATCTTTTTCTAGCACGTACTTATATATTGCGACACTTGAGATTATCAATAAAATGAAGACAAAAGATAGTACGATTCTTTTTTTCAACGTTAACCATCCCCCTTATTTACTCTCTTTCATTTTAACAGATTAAGGAAATGTGAAGATTGTTTAATCATTACTAGGTACCGTTTATTGATTGTCAAAATAAAAAGCTTAGATTATTGTAGATAAATGTTAGATTTATAAACAAATGTTTCAAACCACTGAAAAAAGTTAAAGAAATTAGGAAAATGATAATAAATGAAAGAGGGTGTAATCATGGTCCGAACAATCGCTATCATCGATCATAAAGTAATTATTAATCCACCGTTTCGACAGATCAATGAAATGAAACCTGATTGGTTCTGGGTTGACTTTGACTGTCCGACATCAGGTGAAACCAATTTATTGCGCACTTTTTTTGACTTCCATCCCCTTGCTGTAGAGGACTGTGTGAATGCCTTGCAACGTCCAAAAGTAGAATTTTACGAGGGTCATCTGTTTTATGTGGTGCACGCTTTAGACAAAAAGACACTTGAAGCAACTGAGGTTGATATCTTTACAACAAAAAACTGTGTGGTTACGTATCATAAAACAAACGTTCCTGAGATTGATTTTGTATGGAAGTATTTAAGTGGTCTCGAGACTGTTCCGCCTGAACTTGGTAAAAACGAACTTCTTCATAAATTGATGGATAAACTAGTAGATATGTATTTTCCCATTATGCATGAACTAGAAGAACGAGTCATTTCCATCGAAAGCAATGAAGATGATGAAGCACCTAAAATCATTAATCAGATCTTTGATATTAGAGGAGATCTCTTAACATTAAGAAAAACGGTCGTGCCAATGCGTGAGCTTCTGTATCGGATGCTGGAATCAAAACGAGTGGGTTTAGATGCAGAAGAAAGGTCCTATTTTCATGATATATACGATCATCTTCTGAGGTTAACAGATATGATGACTTCTGCCAGAGAGATGACATCAGATATTCGTGATAATTATATTTCTCTTAACTCTTACCGTATGAACAATATCATGAAAACATTAACCGTAATCACAACAATTTTCATGCCGCTAACGTTTATTGCGGGTCTTTATGGGATGAACTTTGTAAACATGCCAGAGCTGCAAACAAAAAATGGCTATTTCTATGTACTAGGTTTTATGGTCTTATTAGGCGCGATTATGTCCATTTGGTTCAAGAAAAAAGGATGGTTCGAGCAAGACTGAGTACCGTTTAAAAAATGTTTAACAGGGGAACCTACTTGTAAAGAACCGTTTGGAGGGAAACCAAATGAAAAAAGATATTATCGGTACATATACAAAAGAAGAAGAAGCGGTTGGCGCAATCAAAGCATTAGTGGAAAAAGGATATCATCCATCTGATATTTCAATCGTTGCGAAAGATGATGAGATGGTTGATCAAGTTGCAGATGAAACTCATGTAAATGAAAGAAAAATTACGGAAGATGATGCAGACAGTGCGACATACGGCACAATTGCAGGTTTTCTAACCGGTATTGGTGGAGGAATTGCCGTGCCGGGCCTAGGAGTACCAGGGGTCGGGCCACTTCTTGCAGCTGGACCTTTTGCTTCGATGTTTGATCACGATGAAGCGGATATGAAAGAAATCCTGAAGAACATGGATGTTTCGGAAAGTGATGCAGAGCGTTATATGCAAGATCTACAAGATGGCAAGATTTTAGTTATGGTTGAAAGAAAATAACGACTAAATCGGGAGGCACCTTTAATAGGTGTCTTTTCTCTTTTTTGAAACTTTTTCCATGGTTTATTCGTATTAATGTATATAAGATACGTGGGGTGTTTAAACATGGAACTCTTTTTGAATGTGTTTTTTGGGATCTTAATCGTTTTAGGAATGATTGCAGCTGTTTATTATCTTTTGAAGAATGTGAAAGACAAAAAAAGAGCCGTTCCGGTCTATGGGCTTTCTTATAGTGGGGAATATACACAGAAGAATTTTTGGACACATGAGATTATGATTGTGGTCATCATTACACAAGGCTTTGGTCTGCTGAAACTTTCAATGCCTGTAAATGTTTTAATGATTTGTTTATTGGTGTTTCTTACACTTCTCTATTTTACTCAAATTTGGAGAGGTGCGATCGGTAAGAAAGGCGTTGTATCGGCTACTAAATTTTATGATTGGAATCAGATAGATTCAGTGGATTGGATCACTGGCATTCAAGCGGAAAATCCAGGATATCCGACTTGGGGTCTCGTTCGCTTTCATACAGGTGAACGGTATGTTGAATTTGTAATTAAGAAAAAAGCAGAGAATGAAGTGCGTTCTTTCGTGGAAGAACGGATGAATCTTGCAAAAGCAAATTAGACATTTTAATTTTGTTTTCAAATAAAGGTATTCTATCTTTTCCTAAGAATAAGTTAATTGTAAAAGGATAAAGGTGGTTTTACCATGAAGCCGTATGTGAAAGCGGGACTTATTACAGCTGGACTGATCGTCCTGATCAGTACTTATCTGCTAGGGATGTATGTAGAAAAATTAAATGTTCAAAGAGAGTCTCTTAATATGGATCCTATCCATATTGTCAGTGTATTGTTAGGTGCTTCACTCATCCCGATCGGATTAAGAATAAAAACGAAAAAAGATATAGAAACCACAGAGAACAGTGCAAAATAGGCACTGTTCTTTTACGTATTTTGTAGAGAGTTCCAATCTTTTGTATAATACATATAGAATATCCAATACATGTGCTAGAGGAGACAATCATGAAATACGAAGATTTTAAAGAAATCGTGCACGGCAGAAGAAGTGTCCGAAAGTTTACGGATCAAGCAATTGCTGAAGAAGACATTTATGAAATCATGGATTGCGCTCGTTATGCTCCGAGCGACACAAACTCACAAACATGGGAATTTATTGTGATTCGAAACAAAGATAAAGTAAAGAAAATCGAAGAGATGACGTGGGATGCTATTCATAAATTGGCTGCAAGGGCCGAAGAGAACGGAAAAACAAAGGAAGCAA encodes the following:
- the corA gene encoding magnesium/cobalt transporter CorA, with protein sequence MVRTIAIIDHKVIINPPFRQINEMKPDWFWVDFDCPTSGETNLLRTFFDFHPLAVEDCVNALQRPKVEFYEGHLFYVVHALDKKTLEATEVDIFTTKNCVVTYHKTNVPEIDFVWKYLSGLETVPPELGKNELLHKLMDKLVDMYFPIMHELEERVISIESNEDDEAPKIINQIFDIRGDLLTLRKTVVPMRELLYRMLESKRVGLDAEERSYFHDIYDHLLRLTDMMTSAREMTSDIRDNYISLNSYRMNNIMKTLTVITTIFMPLTFIAGLYGMNFVNMPELQTKNGYFYVLGFMVLLGAIMSIWFKKKGWFEQD
- a CDS encoding general stress protein; amino-acid sequence: MKKDIIGTYTKEEEAVGAIKALVEKGYHPSDISIVAKDDEMVDQVADETHVNERKITEDDADSATYGTIAGFLTGIGGGIAVPGLGVPGVGPLLAAGPFASMFDHDEADMKEILKNMDVSESDAERYMQDLQDGKILVMVERK
- a CDS encoding VanW family protein; translation: MNHFDLCPKRRSALRISIGKKYYMLRRYIEWFTDEKTYAKTRKSEQLPFVHSSHQTILLRKLKDVEMWYQHNKVKNLNIAIKKLNGIVIQPGETFSYWKSIGTTTRAKGYVDGMVLFYGKFKKGTGGGLCQLSNLIYWMTLHTPLSVTERHRHSYDVFPDSKRTQPFGSGATCAYNYLDLQIKNTTNRPYQLHLYLTDTHLVGEWLTDQEPLQSYEVYEKEHWITPAYWGGYLRHNLIHRKVFNRQRKQIDDEYVTENHAIMMYEPLLEASQKNA